Proteins encoded together in one Acanthopagrus latus isolate v.2019 chromosome 19, fAcaLat1.1, whole genome shotgun sequence window:
- the LOC119008491 gene encoding oxygen-regulated protein 1 isoform X3 — MKWQCSSCGLIDKFKLTVTWFTKPHKPITMMSETGLRRIRPEQSSGSGHSFGTPRHPSIIDPILSKRVCFYKSGDPQFNGLRMVINNRTFKTFDALLDSLSKKVPLPFGVRNITTPRGIHAVYTLDELEDGKSYICSDSRKVKPINLALARKKLPPWYHARPVSSRRRTVQQARFFPGQNLHKKEPVVVRTPKKLMVFRNGDPTVKHIVVLNKRTTPTFESILEYISELIQFHVVKLHTSDGRRVDGLPGLILCSGIVVASGREPFRPANYNAQKSPVQALMPTDRMRKRRLKALNRD, encoded by the exons ATGAAATGGCAGTGCAGCAGTTGTGGACTGATAG ACAAGTTCAAGCTTACTGTAACATGGTTCACCAAGCCGCATAAG CCAATCACAATGATGAGTGAGACGGGGCTTCGGAGGATCCGCCCTGAGCAGTCTTCAGGGAGCGGGCACTCCTTTGGCACCCCACGTCACCCGAGCATCATCGACCCGATCCTATCAAAGCGGGTTTGCTTCTACAAAAGTGGAGATCCTCAGTTCAATGGTCTGCGCATGGTCATCAACAACCGCACCTTTAAGACGTTTGACGCGCTCCTGGACAGTCTCTCTAAAAAGGTTCCCCTGCCATTTGGGGTGAGGAACATCACCACTCCTCGGGGCATTCATGCGGTCTACACTTTGGATGAACTGGAGGATGGCAAATCTTACATCTGCTCTGACAGCCGTAAAGTAAAACCTATCAACTTGGCACTGGCCAGGAAGAAGCTGCCTCCCTGGTACCATGCCAGGCCGGTCAGCTCCCGCCGTCGGACTGTGCAGCAGGCCAGGTTTTTCCCCGGCCAGAACCTCCACAAGAAGGAACCGGTGGTTGTACGCACGCCAAAGAAGCTAATGGTTTTTCGCAACGGGGACCCCACAGTCAAGCACATTGTGGTGCTTAACAAGAGGACTACACCCACTTTTGAATCCATCCTGGAATATATTTCAGAGCTGATCCAGTTCCACGTTGTGAAATTACACACATCTGATGGCAGACGT gtggaTGGTCTTCCAGGCCTGATATTGTGCTCTGGTATTGTCGTGGCCTCAGGGAGGGAGCCCTTCAGACCTGCAAACTACAATGCACAGAAATCACCAGTACAAGCCCTGATGCCTACCGATcgaatgagaaaaagaagactAAAGGCTTTGAACC GTGATTAA
- the LOC119008491 gene encoding oxygen-regulated protein 1 isoform X2, whose amino-acid sequence MMSETGLRRIRPEQSSGSGHSFGTPRHPSIIDPILSKRVCFYKSGDPQFNGLRMVINNRTFKTFDALLDSLSKKVPLPFGVRNITTPRGIHAVYTLDELEDGKSYICSDSRKVKPINLALARKKLPPWYHARPVSSRRRTVQQARFFPGQNLHKKEPVVVRTPKKLMVFRNGDPTVKHIVVLNKRTTPTFESILEYISELIQFHVVKLHTSDGRRVDGLPGLILCSGIVVASGREPFRPANYNAQKSPVQALMPTDRMRKRRLKALNRKKRSLIYAPVSRKFSPYSERYIVNRIHNSITESSCDLPSNHTNSVEMESGRMLESVDETEGDTHLSDGAAGQDSLLPTDDDIEKSFRVNQDGSMTVEMKVRLTIKEEETIHWTTTLSRSSAARQLNATCLPEAEQDISSLKSNSLDLHSPAASIDTINRDKTEDNNDEDPPSLGTGALSESGNEEDHIKVQTDVVSPRRVPTPGHKQIRKQQASVESITSVTAGGAQEGMIGSYSYREQTEYGAMTEQYCMVKQSNTKPVPKPRRLGSVDANNINSRSVSTIKSGMAEILQIESSREEVTETVLHVYEQQTCHDNFLANFCGQSMSTSGISFCRPATSGTGQLSSNNDFEHESWRPSTASESISIWRAESMSVTSDSMLPSLNTGAIKGINVQQQFPKPTHGKVKLQQRETNKDKRVSLKPKVINKRVHRLMSPRKRQKENSAEAAEKRKKGKVKTFSSAGFIKKIYGNKSKSPKSMMKLKKGTQKGDGGVATGSAQQSDDTIKRILTAPNIPPTVRENTSETVSLEKIMLNVSPNDGNQPRGILTRQTSMHQEKKNENESYDVNESMSLPALNSCSSVTNEYVENWLEKSQPNPTTCENEKSRKVAVTLVQTENAEYGEPENKDGLIIVAEKVKCLEQASETQTCQTLKTDLLPEMVRRASVKQRIKSFENKLSSQPTEKRTGNQQVAHNHTTITNTENCNSVGQNNVEEMRPLSQYYCPETIPPTDETSTQMPSGSEVENKSSSIKISLQKAESSNSFTMDLPFPPPPPAETLELSNTEYCAMDVLSAASSPLYRLSSVSSQMSDNHPLSISPTSDDAISPTDHTMEITTSIQADIPSTLEDGPLPRTQSIKRAPLVSNLSFDRKMSLRKARLDKNALCTDATSETNTSSSTPIKTGDDNVLPNGISSTRTQRLSETPLEETQKSNGFLDLKNSPSFCTSASPTSLTSEERMSSASILSSEGHPESDLSFKETQTSKTQLLTQMEKTSLKPLVKKVKLVTSPSPERKPQTKKVSSELPQNSPKLSSIHNHPSDKSMSPNVGRRKNATPDASPSTERKQKLYKLQKRSSPYSQSLDMASPPVKQKSSRKLLSRNLSSDNASKPTVKIQRRTSSERKRHQTPQSIKSAELDKTPTCNTATPLEADLSDDKVSKADDLRTERAKTTTQIMPEPLNTLNQPNMKPVLEEICYSIKSIRQITQNKRPSCLEKSNSLPDFSSHVASTFGSSSKALLAFLSVMTLKEGITNLNTDELNANSVSCAEALKMIDSLREIANIEDSHKLKVSLSELQRSASKQLLQSWRGFQELGEKCKSRSSTPNDSGQGIVIEASPGIDENVIDEIMDNLGIPEELKEELASLSVDVDSDSDDEEMVSARIIEKAELPPKDNSEANISHFSTEAAVKVTEDTQDENVNVNVSAIIKQFTGINQPKPVITSSITETEKNKPRATKDKHSEPNDEQIDEEMNLSSTVLTVEENEEGVESCSDTVNQEDQPQEGHNEDESNQEMASMSGDFSTKKNHDQDRFNSEVKEKDMEGDQLQMHSEESLSISENELTHDNDSGSEQGGQDKSSANKDLEQGVSCEQSEASSESGEQHSSEEEPDVECEGIRQESRDSEDLSNPESHSEEEEDKQPSSDYYAELNVRGKGRISSPDSQNKSLSEEEQPDVEIELSNKDALSVPASPSNSVGGEQQSQAGPLGLHASVDESTINSDVEEPSSEDEQPEVECKELEAVKIKESLSCGEEKQEEEHINNLEGDSKKLKVIIEESLSGNEEEQESVEEEEHSDDLPAKRYSELKTLIEEADEDKVSLDDEDLYAEEADICDETKSQTSVELGYLIENQDSFTKNNKSSLIKSDRLAKRYRFSADEDSGNDHSSCEEHVEAEQPKVRDEQTSSSIEELSLYEKESSSEEEHEIVDKYIEEGCTEHQEASVEIQPEIKNRENVKPFSEEMVSQSIAERVLLLEKQVADAQTRKNTKERSPVRRLSQRTAPPESDSEDSPSDLPTSDSALGSQSAPQSSLSFSYDSSGVITSEPEGRVRSIREMFLAKSTTDIQHGHRRFQSPRASEFPELRAETSASGGYQSQSSSELSSGEDDSARKSITKGFVRRTIERLYGKKDANLDEEEGERPPSAPKQKKKEHSSIFSPFHIARSKAVSELSYFSSTNALDTFTEATRCIVFNTQVGPGVTMDGEQWLLRENALIRKSVSDPVGINKAFTNAPQGEKICKDTEESTPYSLFSTTSELEEKKSLPRKCTYFSLPHASDSDACQDDLSTVSKSSVNGDSVIDTKDNPEDTKTWAERNGTLPGVGVTDFKMKDNKVHPLVEPPPDRAVVVAQPCRGQGVMSRRLQEPDILDELYDFCGQNCPIL is encoded by the exons ATGATGAGTGAGACGGGGCTTCGGAGGATCCGCCCTGAGCAGTCTTCAGGGAGCGGGCACTCCTTTGGCACCCCACGTCACCCGAGCATCATCGACCCGATCCTATCAAAGCGGGTTTGCTTCTACAAAAGTGGAGATCCTCAGTTCAATGGTCTGCGCATGGTCATCAACAACCGCACCTTTAAGACGTTTGACGCGCTCCTGGACAGTCTCTCTAAAAAGGTTCCCCTGCCATTTGGGGTGAGGAACATCACCACTCCTCGGGGCATTCATGCGGTCTACACTTTGGATGAACTGGAGGATGGCAAATCTTACATCTGCTCTGACAGCCGTAAAGTAAAACCTATCAACTTGGCACTGGCCAGGAAGAAGCTGCCTCCCTGGTACCATGCCAGGCCGGTCAGCTCCCGCCGTCGGACTGTGCAGCAGGCCAGGTTTTTCCCCGGCCAGAACCTCCACAAGAAGGAACCGGTGGTTGTACGCACGCCAAAGAAGCTAATGGTTTTTCGCAACGGGGACCCCACAGTCAAGCACATTGTGGTGCTTAACAAGAGGACTACACCCACTTTTGAATCCATCCTGGAATATATTTCAGAGCTGATCCAGTTCCACGTTGTGAAATTACACACATCTGATGGCAGACGT gtggaTGGTCTTCCAGGCCTGATATTGTGCTCTGGTATTGTCGTGGCCTCAGGGAGGGAGCCCTTCAGACCTGCAAACTACAATGCACAGAAATCACCAGTACAAGCCCTGATGCCTACCGATcgaatgagaaaaagaagactAAAGGCTTTGAACC GTAAAAAGAGGTCTCTAATATATGCTCCAGTATCAAGAAAATTCTCCCCTTATTCTGAGCGGTACATTGTAAATCGGATCCATAACTCCATCACAGAGAGTTCATGCGACCTACCCAGCAACCACACAAACTCTGTTGAGATGGAGTCTGGTCGTATGCTGGAGTCAGTCGATGAAACCGAGGGTGACACCCACCTTAGCGATGGAGCAGCAGGGCAGGACAGCCTGCTGCCCACAGACGACGACATTGAGAAGTCCTTTCGAGTGAACCAGGATGGTAGCATGACGGTGGAGATGAAGGTGCGGCTGACAATCAAGGAAGAGGAGACCATCCATTGGACGACCACTCTGTCACGCTCAAGTGCAGCCAGACAGCTTAATGCAACCTGTTTACCGGAAGCAGAGCAGGACATCAGCTCACTAAAATCGAACTCACTGGATTTACACAGTCCTGCCGCTTCTATTGACACCATCAACCGGGACAAAACTGAGGATAACAATGATGAGGATCCACCATCTCTGGGCACTGGAGCTTTGAGTGAGAGTGGCAATGAAGAAGATCACATCAAAGTACAAACGGATGTGGTGTCCCCGAGGAGAGTTCCTACACCAGGGCACAAGCAAATTAGAAAACAGCAAGCCTCTGTGGAGAGCATCACATCAGTAACAGCAGGGGGGGCTCAGGAGGGTATGATTGGCTCATATTCCTACCGGGAGCAGACAGAATATGGAGCCATGACCGAGCAGTACTGCATGGTCAAACAGAGTAACACCAAACCAGTGCCCAAACCCAGAAGACTTGGCTCTGTGGATGCCAACAATATTAACAGCAGGAGTGTATCCACAATCAAATCAGGGATGGCTGAAATCCTACAGATTGaatccagcagagaggaggtcaCGGAAACCGTTTTACACGTATATGAACAGCAGACCTGTCATGACAATTTCCTTGCAAACTTTTGCGGACAAAGTATGTCTACTTCTGGGATTTCTTTTTGCAGGCCAGCTACCTCAGGAACTGGACAGCTCTCCTCCAATAATGACTTTGAACACGAGTCCTGGAGACCATCGACAGCTTCTGAGTCAATTAGTATCTGGAGAGCTGAGAGCATGTCGGTAACATCTGATTCAATGTTGCCCTCACTGAATACAGGTGCAATTAAAGGAATAAATGTCCAGCAACAATTCCCAAAGCCCACTCACGGCAAAGTCAAGCTCCAGCAAAGAGAGACCAATAAAGATAAGAGGGTATCCTTAAAACCCAAAGTGATCAACAAACGTGTTCATCGGCTTATGTCAcccaggaaaagacaaaaagaaaattctgcAGAGGCTGCCGAGAAACGTAAGAAAGGGAAGGTGAAAACTTTCTCCAGCGCTGGCTTCATTAAGAAAATTTATGggaataaatcaaaatcacCCAAAAGCATGATGAAGCTTAAAAAGGGAACACAAAAAGGAGATGGGGGCGTTGCAACAGGAAGCGCACAACAGTCGGATGATACAATAAAACGTATTCTTACAGCCCCAAATATACCACCAACAGTGAGAGAAAATACGAGTGAAACAGTTTCTTTGGAAAAAATCATGCTTAATGTTTCTCCAAATGACGGAAACCAACCACGGGGAATACTGACACGACAGACATCAATGCATCaggagaaaaagaatgaaaacgAGTCTTATGATGTCAACGAAAGCATGTCACTGCCTGCTCTTAACTCCTGCAGTTCTGTTACTAATGAGTACGTGGAGAACTGGCTTGAGAAGTCCCAGCCAAACCCCACAAcctgtgaaaatgagaaaagtaGAAAAGTAGCAGTTACTCTTGTTCAAACAGAAAATGCCGAGTATGGAGAGCCTGAAAATAAGGATGGCTTGATTATTGTGGCAGAGAAGGTAAAGTGTTTGGAGCAGgcatcagaaacacaaacatgtcaaaccCTCAAAACTGACCTTCTGCCTGAGATGGTGCGAAGAGCTTCTGTCAAACAAAGGATTAAGTcctttgaaaacaaactgtcaagTCAACCAACGGAGAAAAGGACAGGCAATCAGCAGGTCGCCCACAATCATACGACCATTACAAATACAGAAAACTGCAATAGTGTAGGTCAGAATAATGTAGAAGAAATGAGGCCTCTCTCACAATACTACTGTCCTGAAACAATTCCACCAACTGATGAGACCTCAACACAAATGCCATCAGGCAGTGAAGtagaaaataaatcaagctCAATCAAAATCTCGCTTCAAAAGGCAGAATCTTCCAACTCATTTACGATGGACCTACCAtttccaccaccaccacctgctgaAACCTTAGAGCTATCAAACACTGAATACTGTGCAATGGATGTACTTTCAGCTGCCAGCAGCCCTTTATACAGACTCTCATCAGTGAGCAGTCAAATGTCAGATAATCATCCATTATCCATCAGTCCTACATCTGACGATGCCATATCACCTACAGACCACACAATGGAAATTACAACATCAATTCAGGCTGACATTCCTTCCACACTGGAGGATGGACCATTACCAAGAACTCAATCTATTAAAAGGGCCCCTTTGGTCAGTAATCTGTCTTTTGACAGGAAAATGTCTCTCAGAAAGGCTCGCCTGGATAAAAATGCTTTATGTACTGACGCCacctcagagacaaacacatcatcatctaCTCCCATCAAAACAGGGGATGACAATGTGTTGCCAAATGGCATCTCTTCAACAAGAACACAACGACTGAGTGAAACACCACTAGAAGAGACACAGAAATCAAACGGCTTCTTAGATTTGAAGAATAGTCCTTCATTTTGTACTTCTGCATCTCCTACCAGTTTGACGTCTGAAGAGAGAATGTCATCAGCCAGTATTTTATCAAGTGAGGGTCATCCAGAAAGTGATCTTTCatttaaagagacacaaacaagtaaaacacaacttttaacTCAAATGGAGAAAACATCACTAAAACCCTTGgtgaaaaaagtcaaacttgtGACCAGTCCTTCTCCAGAGAGAAAACCCCAAACCAAGAAAGTCTCCAGTGAACTTCCTCAAAACTCTCCAAAATTGTCATCAATACATAACCACCCATCTGACAAAAGTATGTCACCAAATGTTGGAAGACGAAAAAATGCAACACCAGACGCTAGCCCCTCCACTGAGAGAAAGCAGAAGCTTTATAAATTGCAAAAGAGATCCTCCCCGTATTCTCAGTCTCTGGACATGGCATCGCCACCTGTCAAACAAAAGTCAAGTAGAAAGTTGCTCTCCAGAAATCTCTCCTCAGACAACGCATCCAAGCCGACAGTCAAGATTCAAAGGAGAACGTCATCTGAACGAAAGCGTCACCAAACGCCACAGTCAATAAAATCGGCAGAGCTGGACAAAACACCAACATGTAACACAGCCACGCCGTTGGAAGCTGATCTGAGTGACGACAAGGTGAGCAAGGCAGATGACCTTAGAACAGAGAGAGCCAAGACAACCACTCAGATAATGCCAGAGCCATTAAACACCTTAAATCAGCCCAACATGAAACCTGTGCTGGAGGAGATTTGCTACTCAATAAAGTCAATTAGACAGATCACGCAGAACAAACGTCCATCATGTCTGGAAAAGTCCAACAGCCTGCCTGACTTCTCCTCTCATGTGGCCTCTACGTTTGGCTCATCTTCTAAAGCTCTCCTTGCTTTCTTGTCGGTGATGACCCTAAAGGAAGGTATAACTAACCTAAACACGGATGAGCTGAATGCAAACAGCGTCAGCTGTGCAGAGGCTTTAAAAATGATCGATTCTCTTAGAGAAATTGCCAACATTGAGGATTCCCACAAATTGAAAGTCAGTTTGTCAGAATTACAGAGGTCGGCTTCGAAGCAGCTACTGCAAAGTTGGAGGGGCTTTCAGGAACTCGGCGAGAAATGCAAGAGCCGCAGTTCAACACCGAATGACTCAGGGCAAGGAATCGTAATCGAGGCTAGTCCTGGAattgatgaaaatgtgattgaTGAGATCATGGACAATCTTGGCATACCTGAGGAGCTCAAGGAGGAATTGGCCTCCCTTTCAGTGGATGTCGACAGTGACAGTGACGATGAAGAAATGGTGTCAGCCAGGATTATTGAAAAAGCAGAACTGCCACCAAAAGACAACAGTGAGGCCAACATATCCCATTTCTctactgaagctgctgtaaagGTCACGGAGGACACTCAAGATGAGAACGTTAATGTCAATGTGAGCGCCATCATCAAACAATTCACAGGCATTAACCAGCCAAAACCAGTTATCACCAGTAGTATAACAGAAACCGAGAAGAACAAACCAAGGGCAACTAAAGACAAGCACAGTGAACCAAATGATGAACAGATAGACGAAGAAATGAATCTCAGTAGTACAGTATTGACGGTAGAAGAGAATGAAGAAGGTGTGGAGTCATGCAGTGACACAGTAAATCAAGAGGATCAGCCACAGGAAGGCCACAATGAAGATGAATCAAACCAAGAAATGGCAAGCATGAGTGGAGATTTCAGCACGAAGAAAAATCATGACCAAGACAGGTTTAACTCTGAGGTAAAGGAGAAAGACATGGAAGGTGATCAGCTGCAGATGCACAGCGAGGAGAGCTTGAGTATCTCTGAGAATGAGCTCACTCACGATAATGACTCAGGTTCAGAACAGGGAGGGCAGGATAAGTCAAGTGCCAATAAAGATTTAGAGCAGGGAGTCAGCTGTGAGCAAAGTGAAGCTAGCTCAGAATCAGGTGAGCAGCATAGTTCAGAGGAGGAGCCAGACGTTGAATGTGAGGGGATAAGACAAGAGAGCAGGGACAGTGAAGACTTGTCCAACCCTGAAAGTCactctgaggaggaagaggacaagcAACCAAGCTCTGACTACTATGCAGAACTAAATGTAAGAGGGAAGGGAAGAATATCCAGCCCAGATAGTCAAAACAAGTCTTTGTCAGAGGAAGAGCAACCTGACGTTGAGATAGAGTTGAGCAACAAAGACGCTTTGTCAGTCCCTGCAAGTCCATCTAACTCAGtaggaggagagcagcagagtcaAGCAGGCCCTTTAGGACTGCATGCAAGTGTTGACGAAAGCACAATTAATTCGGATGTAGAGGAGCCATCTTCAGAGGACGAGCAGCCTGAGGTTGAATGCAAAGAACTCGAAGCTGTCAAAATCAAGGAAAGTTTGTCTTGCGGTGAGGAAAAGCAGGAGGAAGAGCACATTAATAATCTTGAGGGTGACAGTAAAAAACTCAAGGTTATCATTGAGGAAAGTTTGTCTGGCAatgaggaagagcaggagagcgtggaggaggaagaacactCTGATGATCTCCCAGCAAAAAGGTATTCAGAGTTAAAGACTTTGATAGAAGAGGCAGATGAGGACAAGGTCAGTTTAGATGATGAAGACCTCTATGCAGAAGAGGCAGACATCTGTGATGAGACAAAAAGTCAGACTTCTGTAGAACTGGGATACTTGATAGAAAACCAGGATTCATTTACcaagaacaacaaaagcagTTTGATAAAGTCTGACCGATTAGCAAAGCGGTACAGATTCAGTGCAGATGAGGACAGCGGGAATgaccacagcagctgtgaagaACATGTAGAGGCAGAGCAACCAAAGGTCAGAGATGAACAGACCAGCAGCTCAATTGAGGAATTAAGCTTGTACGAAAAAGAGTCTAGCTCAGAAGAGGAGCATGAAATTGTGGACAAATACATAGAGGAAGGCTGTACAGAACATCAGGAAGCTTCGGTGGAGATACAGCCTGAAATTAAGAATCGTGAGAATGTCAAGCCATTTTCTGAAGAAATGGTGTCCCAGTCTATCGCAGAGAGAGTACTCCTTCTAGAAAAGCAAGTTGCCGATGCCCAGACGAGGAAGAATACAAAAGAACGTTCTCCTGTGAGACGTCTCTCACAAAGAACTGCCCCGCCTGAGTCGGACAGCGAGGACTCACCCTCTGACCTGCCCACATCTGACTCTGCGCTTGGCTCCCAATCAGCTCCTCAGTCATCGTTATCTTTCAGCTATGATTCCAGTGGCGTCATAACCTCAGAGCCTGAGGGCAGGGTCAGATCCATCAGGGAAATGTTCCTGGCAAAGAGCACCACAGACATCCAGCACGGACATCGACGTTTCCAAAGTCCGAGAGCGTCAGAGTTCCCCGAGTTAAGAGCAGAGACCTCAGCGAGTGGCGGGTATCAGTCTCAGAGTTCAAGCGAGCTGTCAAGCGGTGAAGATGACTCAGCGCGGAAATCCATCACTAAGGGCTTTGTGAGAAGAACAATTGAAAGGCTTTATGGAAAGAAAGATGCTAATCtggatgaagaagaaggagaaaggcCCCCGTCTGcgccaaaacagaaaaagaaagaacattcaagcattttctctcccttccaCATAGCCCGGTCCAAAGCCGTGTCTGAGTTGTCCTACTTCAGTTCCACTAATGCATTGGACACCTTCACTGAAGCAACACGGTGCATCGTTTTTAACACGCAGGTCGGGCCTGGAGTCACAATGGATGGCGAACAGTGGCTCCTGAGAGAGAACGCACTGATCAGAAAGTCCGTTTCAGACCCCGTGGGGATAAACAAAGCCTTCACGAACGCTCCTCAAGGTGAAAAAATCTGTAAGGACACAGAAGAGAGCACACCATATTCCCTTTTCAGCACAACGTCCGAGCTGGAGGAAAAGAAGTCGCTTCCGAGGAAGTGCACCTACTTCTCTTTGCCCCATGCTAGTGACTCAGATGCATGTCAGGATGACTTGAGCACAGTGAGCAAGAGCAGTGTGAATGGTGACAGCGTCATTGACACAAAGGACAATCCAGAGGACACCAAAACCTGGGCAGAGAGGAATGGCACGCTGCCCGGTGTTGGTGTTACTGACTTTAAGATGAAGGATAACAAAGTGCACCCGCTGGTAGAGCCTCCACCCGATCGTGCGGTTGTAGTTGCGCAGCCTTGCAGAGGTCAAGGTGTCATGAGCAGGAGGCTTCAGGAGCCTGATATATTGGACGAATTGTACGATTTTTGTGGTCAGAATTGTCCCATCCTGTGA